A stretch of DNA from Candidatus Binatia bacterium:
GAGAGATCTCGCCCCACGCGCTCTTGGGTGCGGCATCGGCAGGGCTGTTGTTTCTGGCGATAAAAGGCGCAGACTACGTCCAGCACTGGGATGGCGGCTTTCGGCCCGACGTCTCGCCGTTCTGGGCAGCCTTCTACTTGCTTTCGAGTCTGCACGCATTGCACGTTGCCGGTGGTGTGGTCGCTGCGTTCGGTCTAGCGTGGTTACACCGGCGCTGGCATCTGCCGCCTGACTCCCCGTGGGTTCAGGGCCTGGCCCTTTACTGGGATTTCGTAGATCTCGTCTGGTTTCTCTTGCTAGCGGTTTTCTACGTCTTTTAAGCGCGGGCTCGAGGCGGATGCTGGGGTTGCCACGGCTCTGATGTACAGGAACGTCCAGCGGCCACACTGGAGACAGCGGCGGTGCGAGCGGCGCACCGCCGCTGCCGTTCTTTGCCGTTGCCCCCTTTTTCCCACTGCGTGCTGGATGAGCCAGTACAAGGACCGAGGCGAGACGGTCAATAAGGATTTTGTGCTAATTTGAGCACAACCGAGCGGGCACTCCTCGGAAGTCGGCCTGGATCCGCCTCGAGCCCCTACACTGGGGAAAGTTGCGGTGTCCCATCCCAGGATACGCCGGTCAGCAAATTGTTGCTTCATGTGCCGAAGTGGTTTAGCCAGGTGGCTGTGCGCGGCGATGGAATTTACCGAGTACAGGGGTGCTTGGTGGCCGCTGCCCTGGCATTGCTCGTTGGTTGCGGCAGCGACGGCGAACTTGCCCCGGGTGATTCTTCTCGCAACGCGACCCTTGCCCAAGGTTGGCCCATGTACGGAGCGAACCTGGAGCGCACCTTTTATAATGCTGGAGAGAACCGCATTCGCCGCGACAATGTGGCCAGTTTGCGCTTGAAGTGGCGCTACAAAACGGGTGCCGTGGTAACGGCGTCGCCTTCAGTGGCGTGGGTGGAGGTGCCGGGTGAGGGCAGAATCAAGGTGGTTTACGTGCCCTCATGGGATGGGAACCTCTATGCCTTGCGGGCCAAAAACGGTTCCCGGTTGTGGTCGTTTGCGATGAAACCCCACCCGGGGGCTTCGTATCCCCAAGCTTCGTCGCCAACCGTGGCTACGGTTGGCGGGGAGCAACGGGTATTTGTGGGTGGGGGGATGACGATGTATGCGCTTTCGGCTGCAACCGGTGAGTTGCGCTGGATGTTCGATGCCGGCACGGGCTGCACGACTTGCGGCCCGAGGGAGGAGCGCAATCAGATCGAATCTTCGCCGGCAGTGGTGGAAAACCTCGTGGTGTTTGGGATGGATGTCAACGATCGGCCGCCAGGAAAAGGCGGCGTGTTTGCGGTGGATGCAAGCGAAGGATACCTGGTGTGGTACTTCGACTTGGATACTGGGCAAACCTGTAAGCCTTTGGCGAGCGATCGTATTCGGCGGTTCGACGGTTTTCACACCGCGGCCGAGCTGGGCTTACCCGAAGATTTCTTTGCCACGCGGCCCGGTTGCAATTTCTCCCGACGCTGGACGGCATGCGGCAATGTATGGTCCTCCGTTGCCGTGGATGTGAGGCGGCGGCTCCTGTTCACTGCTTCGAGCAACTGCGACACCGACGAGGACCCGACCACGGTCGAACCCCCTCCTCCCATGCCGCCGTTCGAGGAAGCCATCTTTGCCCTGAGCTTCGAAGGGGTACCAGTGTGGAGCTGGCGGCCGCGGGAAGTAGACAACGCAGATCTGGCATTCGGAGCTGTGCCGAACTTGTTTGCCATCGAAGTCGGCGGAATTCGCAGAGAGGTAGTGGGTGTGGGAAACAAGGATGGGACATACTACGTCCTCGACCGCGAGGGTGTGAACAAAGCCACCGGGAAGATCGAGCCATACTGGTCCCAGCAGGTGGTTGCGGGTGGCGCAATCGGCGGGATTATTGGAAGCGCGGCAGTCGGCGGCGGACGTGTGTTTTTCTCCACCGCGATCGGCGAGTCTTTTAACCGGCCGCAACGGCCGGCAGCCTGGAGTCTCGCCGCCAGCGACGGCGCCATTGTTTGGGGCGATCGCTCCGCGCTGCCGAGCTACGCGGCAACGACTGCCACCCCTGCACTGACGTTCATGGGGAGCTTGTTTTCCGGCGTGTACGTACGGGATGCAGATACCGGCGAGGTGCTGAGGAACTTACCGCCACTGGCCCCGGTTGCTTCAGCCGTGACCGTTTTCGACGGAGAAATTTTCTTCGGTTCGGGAATCGGAGACCGGGGAGGAAACCCTCAAGGCGATGCGTATCGGAGTTCGCTGGTGCCCAGTGATGTCACAGCCTACTGTTTGCCGGATTCCGCCGAGTGCCCCGGGACCAGTTGCGACGACGGTGATGCGTGCACGTACGACTATCCCACCGAGTCGGGATGCGCGTCGGAGCCAGCGCCTGACGGGTTGCCCTGTCCGGACGGGTTGCTGGGCCCGGGCCGCTGTCAAGACGGGCAGTGTGTTGCGCCCGCGAGTGGCGGATGACGGACGGTGAGGTTGCGGAAGGTGAAAAAGGTACGTGGTCGGACCATCTTGCTGCTGGCGTCGCTCGCGTGGACTGTCGCTTCTCCCGGGCCGTTGGCGGCAAAACAGCATGGAATCACCGGTTACTCCGGGGTTCGAGGCGAGACGTGCGGGGATTCGTGCCATGGCGAGGGTGCGGTTCCGGAGCTGGAAGTACGGGGCCCGAGCACCGTCGCGCGCGGAGCGCTGGTGAGCTGGCAGATCCGGGTGCGCATGACGAATGGTCGCGGTGTAGCGGCCGGCGTGAACATCGCCGCGTCGGCTGGAGGGTTGATCCCCGGAGTGGGGTTGTACGCGGAAGAAAGCGAACTCACCCATGCGAACCCGGCGCGGAGTGCCGACGGAAACTCCGACCAGGTAGTGAGTGCTGCAGACTTCGCTCGCGTGGTTCCGGCAATTGAGCCTGGTCGGAATGCACAGGCGTGCTCCGCGGGAGACGTCAACGGAGATGGTTGGGCGGACGGAGCCGATCTCCTCAGCCTGGCGAAACGGCTATTCGACGGCGGCGTGCCTGTAGAGTGGGACTTCCAATGGCTGGCTCCGCCGAGCCCACAGGTCGTAGAGTTTTACGCGGCAGGGGTGGCGGCCAATTGCAACGGGACTCGCGGCGGCGACGGAGCTGCAGTGACCGTATGGACTGTTCAAGTGCAGTAGATTGTTGCCCCCGGCAACTGTGTGCTCCATGGCGGCGCATTCGCTTGTGGTGCTTTTAGAGCAGCACCCCGAGGTTCAACCGCGGCTCGGGCAGCTTGCTTCTTGCCGGGGGATTGGCTTTTCGGAACACATGGGCGAATCAATGAAAATTCTCCTTTCCGAAGATCGGATTCCGGCTTCGTGGTACAACATTGTGGCGGATCTGCCGTCGCCGCCGCCTCCCGCGTTGCACCCAGCGACCGGCGAGCCCATTCGGCCCGACGACCTAGCCGCTTTGTTCCCGCCGGCGTTGATCGAACAAGAGGCTACGAGCGAGCGAGAGGTGCGGATCCCCGATGAAGTGCGCGAGCTTTACCGGTTGTGGCGCCCGACACCGTTGTATCGGGCACGCCGTTGGGAAGCGGTGCTGAAGACGCCGGCGCGCATTTACTACAAGTACGAAGGAGTAAGCCCGGTGGGCTCTCACAAGCCCAACACAGCCGTCGCGCAAGCATTTTATAATAAGGAGGCGGGAGTCCGCCGCCTAGCGACCGAGACGGGAGCAGGACAATGGGGCTCATCCTTGGCGCTAGCCTGCAATTTTTTCGGGCTGGAATGTCAGGTGTTCATGGTGCGGGTGAGCTACGAACAAAAGCCCTACCGCCGCGCCCTGATGGAGACGTATGGTGCGGAGGTATTGCCGAGCCCGAGTTCTCGCACGCAGGCGGGTCGGGCAGTGCTTGCACGCGACCCAAATTGCAGCGGCTCGCTCGGAATCGCGATTTCCGAAGCGGTCGAGGTGGCTGCTCAGGACCGCGAGACGAACTATGCCCTGGGCAGTGTGTTGAACCACGTGCTCTTGCACCAAACCGTGATTGGTTTGGAAGCACTCGAACAGTGCGCCGCCGTGGGCGAGCAGCCTGACGTGATCGTGGCTTGCACGGGTGGCGGATCCAACTTTGCTGGTTTGGCCTTCCCGTTTCTCGGGCGGATGTTGCGTGGTGGCCCTGCAGTGGAAATCGTCGCGGTTGAACCGGCCGCTTGCCCGAGTTTAACCAAAGGCAAATACACTTACGATTTTGGCGACACGGCCCACTTAACTCCGCTTCTGAAAATGCATACGCTCGGCAGCTCGTTCGTGCCGCCGGGAATCCATGCGGGCGGCTTGCGTTATCATGGGATGGCGCCGCTGGTGAGTCATGTGGTGGCCCTCGGGCTGGTGCGGCCGGAGGCCGTGCAACAGTTGGAAGCGTTTTCCGCCGGGGTGGAGTTTGCCCGTGCGGAGGGAATTGTGCCAGCTCCCGAGGCCAACCATGCGGTCGGCGGGGCCCGCCGAATTGCTCTGCAGTGCCGCGAAGAAGGGCGCAGCCGGGTGGTTTTGTTCAACCTCTGCGGTCACGGGCATTTCGATATGCAGGCATACATGGACTTCGCGGCCGGGCGCTTGCAAAATTTCGACTACCCTGCGGAAGAAGTAGCTATGGCGCTGGCCGGTTTGCCGGCCGTTTCGGTAGATTGACGGCGCGCTTCCGTTGCGCGGCGTCCACTGTGGGAATGCGCACGCGTGCGGTGCGGCTTGGGGAGCGCCGCCGTTTCTACCTCGCTCACGGCTTGTTCGAGAAACTCATGCAACAGTTGCGGGTCGGGGATGGCGGAAGGATCGGTGTCAATCCCAATTCCGTAGGTGTCGGCGTACGAAAGCAGGGCAATGGAGAGTGGGAGCCCGAGCGTGACGGGCGCGTATGGGTAAATGGCGTCGATGCGGGCGCCGGCAAGATAGCGGACCTCCTTGGGGCCAGGCACATTGGTCACAATGAGGTTGATGC
This window harbors:
- the trpB gene encoding tryptophan synthase beta chain; the protein is MAAHSLVVLLEQHPEVQPRLGQLASCRGIGFSEHMGESMKILLSEDRIPASWYNIVADLPSPPPPALHPATGEPIRPDDLAALFPPALIEQEATSEREVRIPDEVRELYRLWRPTPLYRARRWEAVLKTPARIYYKYEGVSPVGSHKPNTAVAQAFYNKEAGVRRLATETGAGQWGSSLALACNFFGLECQVFMVRVSYEQKPYRRALMETYGAEVLPSPSSRTQAGRAVLARDPNCSGSLGIAISEAVEVAAQDRETNYALGSVLNHVLLHQTVIGLEALEQCAAVGEQPDVIVACTGGGSNFAGLAFPFLGRMLRGGPAVEIVAVEPAACPSLTKGKYTYDFGDTAHLTPLLKMHTLGSSFVPPGIHAGGLRYHGMAPLVSHVVALGLVRPEAVQQLEAFSAGVEFARAEGIVPAPEANHAVGGARRIALQCREEGRSRVVLFNLCGHGHFDMQAYMDFAAGRLQNFDYPAEEVAMALAGLPAVSVD